The proteins below come from a single Rosa rugosa chromosome 2, drRosRugo1.1, whole genome shotgun sequence genomic window:
- the LOC133728869 gene encoding uncharacterized protein LOC133728869, translating to METLFRVVCSSFPATPPIPHRSLSTRNPSLSALKTGPSPVSELAEEDVLQTFFKERQLNGDFISRLSDVFWQREFTNFVDGDGVGDIDDTTTQQQAEEQVHDL from the exons ATGGAGACCCTTTTCAGGGTTGTGTGCTCCTCATTCCCAGCAACTCCTCCAATCCCTCATCGCTCACTTTCCACTAGAAACCCATCTCTCTCGGCCCTCAAAACAGGCCCATCTCCTG TGAGTGAGCTTGCAGAAGAGGACGTGCTGCAGACGTTCTTCAAGGAAAGACAGTTGAATGGAGACTTCATATCAAGACTTTCTGACGTGTTTTGGCAGAGGGAGTTTACGAATTTTGTtgatggtgatggtgttggTGACATTGATGACACGACTACTCAACAACAAGCAGAAGAGCAGGTACATGACCTCTAG